CACCTGCCTCGTGTTGGAGTCGTCGTTCTTGTAGAAGGTCAGGCTCGGCGAGAACCCTTGACACACTGACCCGCTCTCACACCAACGACCTGAAATGACCGAGAGATCAGTCAAACATCAGGATTTGTAAGTCGAAATATTTGACTGGTTATAAAATGATAACGGACAGACCgatcgacagacagacagacagaccaagaAAAATAAGTACATGAAAAAGATCCAAGCTCTCACCAAAGCCATTGGTGCTCTTGGCCCAGAGGCGAGTTCTGTCCACAGCAGAGCCCTCCTGTCCGTGCAGACTGCAACTACAGACGACATGAGGGATTGTTCCTTGGACGACCTGCACGTAGGGGGTGACTAGGAGGTTGGGGCAGCAGTAGGTCACATCAACATTGTTGGTTCCACCAGCAACAACCGTGGTGTTGGCTCCGGCTGGGCAGGCGGCATTCGTCAAACACCCTGTGACACGGAGAGACGACAGGTGAGTGTGTGACCTTTATACTAGGACCTATGTTATCCTACCTTGTTCGCTATTTGACTTTAGCAAAATAGGAACTGTACATCTTCCTCTGTTAAActtaacacaaacaaataaatacattaagGCACGcctacatgcacacacacacacaaacaaacaaataaatacatgaagGCACGCCCACATGCACACGCGCGCTTTCAGTCTCCTCACGTTGTTCCGTGGATGCAACGGGCTTCAGGGTGGCGTTGCACTTCTCGCCCCAGAACTCgttgctgcacgtgcagcccgtGGTGCTGGCGTTGAGATTTTTGGTGTAGATGCCGCGGCTGCTGTAGCAGCAGTAGACTACGTTGTCGCCCTGACACTTGAGGCTGGGTACATCGTCACACAGCGCGTCGTACAGGCACGGCTCACCTGGGAAGAAGAAGAGACACTACCAACATGTAACATGAGACTAAACTCGTCTGTGTGGTGTAATGGATCTACAAATGTATGAACTTTCACTAAAAAAAAGATCCGCGAtagcaattttgttttcatgaaaatCACCCAAACAAGTAGAGAATCGACTCTAACGACTGTACCGACTCCAACAAAAGTTCGACAGGCAATGCCTTTGTGTGCAATTTCATGAAGACGACAGGGCGAGTGTGGAGCTCAGTGTGTATTGATAAGGATTcgtgacgaaaaaaaaaatggacttaATGAAGAGTTTTCTGTTGTGTACAGACCAATACCGTTACTGCCTAACAACAGTCCAAACTGACAGTTTGCGTGGAACTCACCTGAAGAGTTGTAATCTCCAGACAAGGGGACGACGTAGGCACCTGGAGGCAGAACCGGTGCTGAGTTGTTGTTGCATCGGCAAATGATATTGTCAGGGAAGCTGAAAACGGACTCAGAACTCTTCCAGGAGTTGCTGCAGCAAAACGTAACATTCCAGCTCTTCTGTGAAAGGGTAGTACGAGAATGACCTTTGGGGCACTGGCTTTCTCCAGTTAAACACATGCGACCTGCAAACAAGACGACCGCAGAATTTCATCTTTCTGTCTGCAGAACATTTGCGCACACTAAAGCTTACATCCTCAATGTCTTTGAACGAAATACTTGGAAGACATTGCGAACTTTGACCGGCTCCAGAAGTGAGGGACGTTCGTGCCTCAGTCATGCTTGCGATGCCTTAACCGGAAGTTCCGAACTATGGTTTTCTGCGCAAATTTTTAATGTacgtaattaaaaaaagtgtttatgtacctacgtgcatgtgtgtatatctatatctatctaTATCGTTCGTATGTTTATGGATATTCATGTAACTGCATATTTAgattgtgtatgtttgtgtatttatgtacagtatgtGTTTTCGTGGTCGTGTGTACacgtttgtgtatgtttgtgtgctctATATTCTGTGTGTGAACACACCTGGTGTGTCAGACACTGCGAGCCTCACCTTCACCCATGGTGTAGTCGGCCCAGTTCTTCGCTCTCGTAGCAGGAGATACACAATCGCACGAGCTGTTAAGAAACCGGCTGGGCCACCTGGTGTCGTCACTGCAGCAGTACGTCACGTTATCTACAGTGTAATTATGCGTAGCGTTGTAGCATACATCACCTGACAGACAATCTTGCCCTATTGAAAACCCTGGAATGATAAtaaagacatcatcatcatcatcatcatcatcatcatcatcatcatcatcatcatcacactcATTCATTTTGATGACATCAAACAGACATGCAGAGAAgggaaaatatgtaaaacttaTGTAAAGTTTCAGATTGAATATATCGGACATGCCAAATCCTGGCTCCAACCATACGCGGAATACAACCAAATATTTAATCTCGTTatttaaagaagacaaaataaaaaaataaatacaactttgCACTTACTCATCGACAGAGCAAACACTGCACACAGAGCAATGATGACAGTGACGGCCATTTTGGTAGCGACAAGGCGTCCTGCACTAGCTTTCTTGTCGCGGACTTCTCAACACAAATCGTAGAATTAACGGCGAGATTAGACCCTAGTGGTGGCCTTGTAACAGTCGACAGGACTTTCAGGTCATGTGACCGTAACCCGCAAGCTACGGCTTAATCTCTCCAGCACGTCCCCGTGATACCAAGCAAGGCGGGTGAGCAGCCCACCCGGCCAAGCGTCACATGTAGGTTACTTCAATCCCGACGCTCGCGAATGTCGtccaatattttgtttctagtCAGCTCCACACAACACTTTCCTGCGCGTTATTGAGTTCCAAGTTGTGCAATACCTGTTCTCAGGTGTGACGTATGCGTGCTACCTGCGGATGCAGGTGTGAAATCTGGTCTCCGGGTGTAGCCGCACCGTAGCGCAGTAACACCGAGACTGAACGAGTTGCTCACAAAGCGAGAGATTGACCAACAAACCAGCCAATCACGGAGCGCGTGACGAGCTTCCCACTTCCGATAATTcagtcacgcatgcgcagacttcTTCCTATTCACACCGCATAGCGTATTCAGCGTAAACGCATATAACCATCTGTTACAGGCAGATAAAGGCTCCTTACTGGTGTCATAGTCATGTAAATACTTAGGGTAACGGTCAAATGTCATATTAATCAACCTTGCCAAGTCGTTCAGCGATTACTTTCtagaagaaatttatttaattttttaagctATGACGTGCAGTCTACAGTCTGTTGCACCACAAACATGGTCGTGACTGTGTCTGTGTAGCACAGGTGGAACATTCAGCTTTGAAAAGACTTTAGATAAGGTTATTGATGAGGAACGGCTGGGTGTGTGCACAGCTGACGAGACAGCGGTATCGAGCGCAATGACTCACATCAACTCATGGCCGACCGAAGAAAGATGTTGATTATCAAATCAGCTGCATTGTCATCGAGAATGGTTTGTCATTGAGAACTAGATATCATCGCTGACAAAGCCCGAAACATTTATTAGTTCTCTTTCGAACAATTTAAACTCATTAATGCAATTAGTTCATAATTTTGCTGTCTTCAGCCCTCATCTTATTgactcaataataataatgatgatgatgttcgTGAGAGCAGCATTGATTTATTAATCGCACACAACGCTGTTGACAGAGCAGCTGTTTGAAGAAGATATCTCTCCTCGCCCACGGGTAGATAGGGTGAATGGCTAAGATCAGTACACGGGTACTTGCTGATTCCTTCTCTAGACAGATGGGAGGTGGCCCATGGGATTGCCTTCCCTGGTGACGGTTGCTCCTTCAGTTCACAGCCTTCACCCGTCAAACAAGTCTGAATATTTGCTTTCCGCTCACATCGTTCCTCTTTCAGTGTCGCATACCTCAGGGTATTATATCAACACATCTTAGGTAGGCGAGCTCCATTGAAAAATAGGTTGCATGCATCTGAGACCTGACAGTGAGGtgaatagaaaaaataaaataaagaagactgTGTGCAGCGACTGGCTTGCTGTCAGTATCGAGGTTATAGCACACACTGACTCATTCCTATTTTGTGTCCAGTATGTTTTATCCTACACATTCAAGAAATTATCTGTTGCCTCTAATGACAATGAAAAGGCTTTCATTCAATCGATTAAATAAATAGGAATGTGTCCTGTCTGTTTTgttaaatgaaagtaaaatatggATCACATCTATGTGAATATACAAACTTCACTGACGGACTGAAACAGTGAGAGTGCAGCCCTGTATAATTTTCCCTATACATATCAATAAAAATCTGatattaaaaggaaaatattttcttctggatttggttttgtttgaatAATCCATGGAGGTGAAAATGTAATCTAGTTATAGGAAATTCAAAGGTGTATTAGCTATTGATTAATGCTAACCAACTAATTTATGATAAATTATCTTATAAAGTGTATAAAattatgtatgatttatgtgaAAATAAGTATCTGATATTAAAATGAAGTTATTTCCTAGTagatttggtttttttaaagtgagccaaggagtttaaaatgtaaatatatatatatgaaaagtaAGATAAACAAAGGCACAAGTAACAAATAATTGTAATCATTGAGTCAATTCAAAAGTATTTTCACCGCCTTGTTGTTATCCACACAAGGAAACTTATATTAACAACACTTCTGACAACATTTCTCAGAACAAGTGTTTCTTATATACCAAAGTCACCGAGACACCTGTCTTCGACCGGCTTGCTTTCGGTGTAGAGAAGGAACAAAACATGTTCACGTGGCCTCACTTGACAATATGCTCGACAATGAAGGCGTGATGTTTGAGTGAAGGGTGAGATAAAGAAATAGGCGGTTTTTAGCTTCCCTAAACCTTCCTTattcgctctttctctc
This window of the Pomacea canaliculata isolate SZHN2017 linkage group LG4, ASM307304v1, whole genome shotgun sequence genome carries:
- the LOC112562938 gene encoding uncharacterized protein LOC112562938 produces the protein MAVTVIIALCAVFALSMRFSIGQDCLSGDVCYNATHNYTVDNVTYCCSDDTRWPSRFLNSSCDCVSPATRAKNWADYTMGEGRMCLTGESQCPKGHSRTTLSQKSWNVTFCCSNSWKSSESVFSFPDNIICRCNNNSAPVLPPGAYVVPLSGDYNSSGEPCLYDALCDDVPSLKCQGDNVVYCCYSSRGIYTKNLNASTTGCTCSNEFWGEKCNATLKPVASTEQRCLTNAACPAGANTTVVAGGTNNVDVTYCCPNLLVTPYVQVVQGTIPHVVCSCSLHGQEGSAVDRTRLWAKSTNGFGRWCESGSVCQGFSPSLTFYKNDDSNTRQVLSLCCRHPNSTYYFAAYKEDYESIGCRCANTSVPGPQPGAYVVPDVGYYNSTGEVCSYNAMCLDSPSVKCESYVLTLCCYGSRGLHTGTLNNKTTLCTCTNDIAGPRCEGSMYSISGSSQVTTTACLWVLIGLLASRYGYNTG